One part of the Marinobacterium rhizophilum genome encodes these proteins:
- a CDS encoding ABC transporter substrate-binding protein, whose amino-acid sequence MLTKRTLLSTLVGATLACATLAPLPALASKAEDTLNVAFSSEPEALDTYKIAGREGLILSRHIYDGLLYKDLDTGEFKPALAESWAFTDPMTIEFKLRQGVKFHNGADFSADDVLTTLNTVVKPDYGTRYQISVDWIDRVEKIDAYTVRIHMAKPFAGAVEMLADALPIYPHEYFAANGSAGMSATPVGTGPYQLVEQTPGVRYVLERFEQHYAGSPKGQPAIGRIVARTIPEMNTQYAELMSGQLDWIWRIPPDQASKLERRVNIVNAPIMRIAYVNFARAANEGGYAISDVRVRQAIIHAVNREQIAKVFGGAASEVLNSACNPAQFGCEQDVTRYDYNPDKARALLQEAGLADGFELDMTFAAMPRPVAEAVAADLAKVGIRVNLNENQYAAAVQKWREGSVPALFSNWGSYGIGDVVFIQSNFFGGGADDQIADADIAALLQVADTSNDREVRKANYSQALKKIADRAYWMPMYNFNINYGLADDLNFQPHPDEFARWWLASWK is encoded by the coding sequence ATGCTGACAAAACGTACGCTTTTATCAACGCTGGTGGGTGCCACACTCGCCTGCGCCACCCTGGCCCCGCTGCCGGCCCTGGCCAGCAAGGCCGAGGATACCCTCAATGTCGCCTTTTCGTCCGAGCCCGAAGCGCTGGACACCTACAAGATTGCCGGCCGTGAAGGCCTGATTCTGTCGCGCCATATCTACGATGGCCTGCTGTACAAGGATCTGGACACCGGCGAATTCAAGCCGGCACTGGCCGAATCCTGGGCGTTTACCGATCCCATGACCATCGAGTTCAAGCTGCGCCAGGGCGTGAAGTTTCACAACGGCGCCGACTTCTCCGCCGATGACGTGCTCACCACCCTGAACACCGTGGTCAAGCCGGATTACGGCACCCGCTACCAGATCTCGGTGGACTGGATCGACCGTGTCGAGAAAATCGACGCCTACACCGTGCGCATCCACATGGCCAAGCCGTTCGCCGGCGCCGTCGAGATGCTGGCCGACGCCCTGCCCATCTACCCCCATGAATACTTCGCCGCCAACGGCTCCGCCGGCATGTCTGCCACGCCGGTGGGCACCGGACCCTACCAGCTGGTGGAACAGACCCCCGGCGTGCGCTATGTGCTGGAGCGCTTCGAGCAACATTACGCCGGCAGCCCCAAGGGCCAGCCCGCCATCGGCCGCATCGTCGCCCGCACCATTCCGGAGATGAACACCCAGTACGCCGAACTGATGTCCGGCCAGCTCGACTGGATCTGGCGCATTCCGCCCGACCAGGCCAGCAAGCTGGAACGCCGCGTTAACATCGTGAATGCGCCGATCATGCGCATTGCCTATGTGAACTTCGCCCGCGCCGCCAATGAAGGTGGCTACGCCATCAGCGATGTGCGGGTGCGCCAGGCGATCATCCATGCGGTGAACCGCGAGCAGATCGCCAAGGTCTTCGGCGGTGCGGCCTCCGAAGTGCTCAACTCCGCCTGTAACCCGGCGCAGTTTGGCTGCGAGCAGGACGTCACGCGTTACGACTACAACCCCGACAAGGCCCGCGCGCTGTTGCAGGAAGCGGGCCTTGCCGACGGCTTCGAGCTGGACATGACCTTCGCGGCCATGCCTCGCCCGGTGGCCGAAGCGGTGGCGGCGGATCTGGCCAAGGTGGGCATCCGTGTCAACCTCAACGAGAACCAGTACGCAGCCGCAGTACAGAAATGGCGTGAAGGCTCGGTGCCGGCGCTGTTCTCCAACTGGGGCAGCTACGGTATCGGTGACGTGGTCTTTATCCAGTCGAACTTCTTTGGCGGTGGCGCGGACGACCAGATCGCCGATGCCGACATCGCCGCACTGCTGCAAGTCGCCGATACCTCCAACGACCGCGAGGTGCGCAAGGCCAACTACAGCCAGGCACTGAAGAAGATTGCCGACCGGGCATACTGGATGCCCATGTACAACTTCAACATCAATTACGGCCTGGCCGACGATCTCAACTTCCAGCCCCACCCGGACGAGTTCGCTCGCTGGTGGCTCGCCAGCTGGAAATAG
- a CDS encoding RraA family protein, giving the protein MKPDLLNALLHVETATLGHMITEGFMTPAMQCATASHRCCGPALTVSLPGDDGHSLPLALLKARPGDVLVIERLDDDRHACWGAVMTEAALKAGISAVVLDGYITDIGAIRAAGLAVWCKGRSPLTTKAGKNGGSVNSPVVCDGVHIKPGDIVLADENGVAVIAPQDAEALTRQALEIQAREPLIIERVRRGESLASIYYGQ; this is encoded by the coding sequence ATGAAGCCAGACCTGTTGAACGCACTGCTGCACGTGGAAACCGCCACCCTCGGCCACATGATCACCGAGGGATTCATGACGCCGGCCATGCAGTGCGCCACCGCCAGCCACCGCTGCTGCGGCCCGGCCCTGACCGTTTCCCTGCCGGGTGATGACGGCCACAGCCTGCCGCTGGCACTGCTCAAGGCACGCCCCGGTGACGTGCTGGTGATCGAGCGCCTGGACGATGACCGCCACGCCTGCTGGGGCGCGGTCATGACCGAGGCGGCCCTTAAAGCCGGTATCAGCGCCGTCGTTCTGGATGGCTATATCACCGATATCGGCGCCATTCGCGCAGCGGGTCTGGCGGTCTGGTGCAAGGGGCGCTCGCCCCTCACCACCAAGGCCGGCAAGAACGGCGGCAGCGTCAACAGCCCCGTGGTCTGCGATGGCGTGCACATCAAGCCCGGCGATATCGTGCTGGCCGATGAAAACGGTGTGGCGGTCATCGCCCCGCAAGATGCCGAGGCGCTGACCCGGCAGGCACTGGAAATCCAGGCCCGGGAACCGCTGATTATCGAAAGAGTGCGTCGCGGCGAATCCCTCGCCTCGATCTATTACGGGCAGTAA
- a CDS encoding LysR family transcriptional regulator gives MKAFKDIEIFTRTAELGSLSRAARSLGLTPAAASAALKRVEEDVDALLMIRSTRSLRLTQQGALYLRYCQQALKLMTEGRDAAHAIHAAARGTLRVSVSSDFGRNLLAPWLDDFQALHPDIQIRLNLSDQVSNVVKEEVDLAIRYGVPPDSTQIAIPLAANNRRILCASPEFIARAGQPATPYDLVNFNCLCFMVGERVHEQWQFTHAQKDDEVLVAVSGNCSSNDGDMVRRWAISGKGIACKSELDVAGDIRAGRLVRVCPDWQGELAPLYLVVADRRQLSPLVRVMKTFLQQKCEQLTQGSTPGETIRGC, from the coding sequence ATGAAAGCCTTTAAAGACATCGAAATCTTCACCCGCACCGCGGAGCTGGGCAGCCTGTCCCGGGCCGCCAGAAGCCTGGGGCTGACCCCCGCCGCTGCGAGCGCCGCGCTCAAAAGGGTGGAAGAAGACGTGGATGCCTTGCTGATGATTCGCTCGACCCGCAGCCTGCGCCTGACCCAGCAAGGCGCACTGTACCTGCGCTACTGCCAGCAGGCGCTCAAGCTGATGACCGAAGGCCGGGATGCCGCCCACGCCATCCATGCCGCCGCCCGGGGTACGTTGCGGGTATCGGTGTCATCCGACTTTGGCCGCAACCTGCTGGCCCCCTGGCTGGACGACTTCCAGGCCCTGCATCCGGATATCCAGATACGCCTGAACCTGTCGGACCAGGTGTCCAACGTCGTCAAGGAGGAAGTCGATCTCGCCATTCGCTATGGCGTACCGCCGGACTCGACGCAGATTGCGATTCCCCTGGCCGCGAACAACCGGCGCATTCTCTGCGCCTCACCCGAGTTCATTGCCCGTGCAGGCCAGCCTGCAACCCCCTACGATCTGGTGAACTTCAACTGCCTGTGTTTCATGGTGGGCGAGCGGGTACACGAACAGTGGCAGTTCACCCATGCCCAGAAAGATGACGAAGTGCTGGTCGCAGTCAGCGGCAACTGCTCCTCCAACGACGGCGACATGGTGCGCCGCTGGGCCATCAGCGGCAAGGGCATCGCCTGCAAGTCCGAATTGGATGTAGCCGGCGATATCCGTGCCGGCCGGCTGGTACGGGTCTGCCCGGACTGGCAGGGCGAACTGGCACCGCTTTACCTGGTGGTTGCCGACCGTCGCCAGCTCAGCCCCCTGGTCCGGGTGATGAAAACCTTCCTGCAGCAAAAATGCGAGCAGCTGACGCAAGGCTCCACTCCGGGGGAAACAATTAGGGGCTGTTGA
- a CDS encoding LysR family transcriptional regulator yields MSGIHDRLDWNLLRTFIAIVQEGSISRAAERLHLTQPAVSLALKRLEDRLGERMIVRSGNTFELSGAGELVYREAVVIYGSIARLSMAVRDVPNDLSGVVRLALVTGVNSELFDQVLSDFHRNNPRVTFEILTGSSDDVQHALLHYNAAFGICLKRRKIEGLSDTVLLHQRYYLYCGESHPLFGKKNLQVEHLRNENFVSFASEQLDGVLAPLALYRAQERLEGRTVGTSCSLDEVARMVRTGIGIGALPEHVVRADLDASRLWKLPPEDGVARISLYLMWNQNPRFSEAEEVFFSCLLGALRAAE; encoded by the coding sequence ATGTCAGGTATTCATGATCGGCTGGACTGGAACCTTCTGCGCACCTTTATTGCGATCGTGCAGGAGGGCAGCATCAGCCGTGCGGCCGAACGCCTGCACCTGACGCAGCCCGCGGTGAGCCTGGCGCTCAAGCGCCTGGAAGACCGCCTGGGTGAGCGCATGATCGTGCGCAGCGGCAATACCTTCGAGCTCAGTGGTGCCGGGGAACTGGTGTATCGCGAGGCGGTGGTGATTTATGGCAGCATCGCGCGGCTTTCCATGGCCGTGCGCGATGTCCCCAACGACCTCAGCGGTGTGGTGCGCCTGGCCCTGGTAACCGGCGTCAACAGTGAGCTGTTCGATCAGGTACTGAGTGATTTTCATCGCAATAACCCCCGCGTGACCTTCGAGATACTGACCGGCTCCAGTGACGATGTTCAGCACGCCCTGCTGCATTACAACGCCGCCTTTGGCATTTGCCTGAAACGCCGCAAGATCGAAGGCCTGAGCGATACCGTGCTGCTGCACCAGCGCTACTATCTGTATTGCGGCGAATCCCACCCGCTGTTTGGCAAGAAAAACCTGCAGGTGGAACACCTGCGCAACGAGAATTTCGTCTCCTTCGCCAGCGAACAGCTGGACGGTGTGCTGGCGCCGCTGGCGCTGTACCGCGCCCAGGAGCGCCTGGAAGGGCGCACCGTTGGCACCAGTTGCAGCCTGGATGAAGTGGCTCGCATGGTGCGTACCGGCATCGGTATCGGCGCCTTGCCGGAACACGTGGTGCGGGCGGACCTGGATGCCAGCCGCCTGTGGAAGCTGCCGCCGGAGGACGGGGTTGCCCGTATCAGTCTCTACCTGATGTGGAACCAGAACCCGCGCTTCAGCGAGGCTGAGGAAGTGTTCTTCAGTTGCCTGCTGGGCGCCCTGCGGGCCGCGGAGTAA
- a CDS encoding ABC transporter ATP-binding protein, with protein MKNVLEVADLRVEIPTEQGIVKAVKGVSFSLEAGETLCLIGESGSGKSMTALSIVGLQTPKARVSAKRLELLGKPLQSLSQRQLDRVRGKDIAIIFQDPMTALNPTLTIERQMTEGVMRHEGVSRTVARERATTLLQKVGIPQAKERLAQYPHQFSGGQRQRIMIAMALMGKPSLLIADEPTTALDVTIQAQILELIRTLAKELNFALLMITHDFGVVSAMADKVCVMYRGNIVEAGAASTVLAQPQHPYTQGLIACIPIPGRTRPGTHLPVIDHQNLALKELS; from the coding sequence ATGAAAAACGTTCTCGAGGTTGCAGACCTGCGTGTGGAAATCCCCACCGAGCAGGGGATCGTAAAGGCCGTCAAGGGTGTCAGTTTTAGCCTGGAAGCCGGCGAAACCCTGTGCCTGATCGGCGAATCCGGCAGCGGCAAGTCCATGACGGCACTGTCGATCGTCGGCCTGCAAACGCCCAAGGCCCGGGTCAGTGCGAAGCGGCTGGAGCTGCTGGGCAAGCCCTTGCAGAGCCTGTCACAACGCCAGCTCGACCGGGTACGCGGCAAGGATATTGCCATCATCTTTCAGGACCCCATGACGGCCCTGAACCCGACCCTGACCATTGAGCGCCAGATGACCGAAGGCGTCATGCGCCACGAGGGTGTCAGTCGCACGGTTGCACGCGAACGGGCCACAACGCTGCTGCAAAAGGTCGGCATTCCCCAGGCAAAAGAGCGCCTGGCACAGTACCCGCACCAGTTTTCCGGCGGCCAGCGCCAGCGCATCATGATTGCGATGGCGCTGATGGGAAAACCCTCGCTGCTGATCGCCGACGAGCCCACCACGGCGCTGGATGTCACCATCCAGGCCCAGATACTGGAGCTGATTCGCACCCTGGCCAAGGAGCTCAACTTTGCCCTGCTGATGATTACCCACGACTTTGGCGTCGTCAGTGCCATGGCCGACAAGGTCTGCGTCATGTACCGGGGCAATATCGTTGAAGCGGGCGCCGCCAGCACAGTACTGGCGCAGCCACAGCATCCCTACACCCAGGGGCTGATCGCCTGCATCCCGATTCCCGGCCGCACCCGCCCCGGCACCCACCTGCCGGTGATCGACCACCAAAACCTGGCATTAAAGGAGCTGTCCTGA
- a CDS encoding ABC transporter permease — translation MTTLNTTTIPAPDTAQAKRPHWLKRVRQSSILIGGGILLLMIVIALFAPLLSPFDPTLQDLDNRYALPFWMPGTDAAHLLGTDHLGRDYLSRLLYGARISIGIGFSVVLVAALIGTSLGLLAGYFGGKVDMLISFLITTRLSLPIVLVALAAVALKGASLTTLCTVLSLLVWDQFAIVSRSATQAIRHQEYIRAARATGASHLRTMLREILPNLRTTLIVIATLEMANVILLESALSFLGLGVRPPTPSWGLMIAEGRDSILFDAWLIALPGGMLCLLVLAVNLFGDGLRDATGTEIKR, via the coding sequence ATGACGACCCTCAATACCACGACAATCCCGGCGCCGGATACGGCACAGGCAAAGCGGCCGCACTGGCTCAAGCGCGTCCGCCAGAGCAGCATCCTGATCGGCGGCGGCATTCTGCTGCTGATGATCGTTATTGCGCTCTTTGCCCCCCTGCTGTCACCCTTTGACCCGACACTGCAGGACCTGGACAACCGCTATGCCCTGCCTTTCTGGATGCCGGGTACCGATGCCGCCCACCTGCTGGGCACCGACCACCTGGGACGGGACTACCTGTCGCGCCTGCTGTACGGCGCCCGGATTTCCATCGGCATCGGCTTCAGCGTGGTGCTGGTGGCCGCCCTGATCGGCACCAGCCTGGGGCTGCTGGCCGGCTACTTCGGCGGCAAGGTGGACATGCTGATCAGCTTTCTGATCACCACCCGCCTCTCCCTGCCCATCGTGCTGGTGGCACTCGCCGCCGTGGCGCTCAAGGGTGCGTCCCTCACCACCCTGTGCACGGTTCTCAGCCTGCTGGTGTGGGACCAGTTCGCCATTGTGTCCCGCTCCGCCACCCAGGCCATACGGCACCAGGAGTACATTCGCGCCGCCCGGGCTACCGGAGCCTCGCACCTGCGCACCATGCTGCGCGAAATCCTGCCCAACCTGCGCACCACCCTGATCGTCATCGCCACGCTGGAAATGGCCAACGTGATACTGCTGGAATCGGCGCTGTCGTTTCTGGGGCTGGGCGTACGCCCGCCAACCCCATCCTGGGGACTGATGATTGCCGAAGGCCGTGACAGCATCCTGTTCGATGCCTGGCTCATCGCGCTGCCGGGCGGCATGCTCTGCCTGCTGGTACTGGCGGTGAACCTGTTTGGTGATGGCCTGCGCGATGCCACCGGCACGGAGATCAAACGATGA
- a CDS encoding haloacid dehalogenase type II has translation MPEPKPPSIIVFDVNETLLDITHLEPLFARRFGNPGVMREWFAQLILYSQTLTLSGLYTPFGELGAGTLRMLASTHDVPLTETDIDELKQRMNTLPPHPDVIPALRRLRDAGFRLVTLTNSASTSSPTPLEYAGINDFFEQRFSVEAVQKFKPAPETYHQVAQALSVKTSDLCLLACHLWDTLGAQAAGCRGALVTRPHNALLPASNMLPPDLVSPSLGDLAEQIIQHWGKD, from the coding sequence ATGCCAGAGCCCAAGCCCCCTTCGATCATCGTTTTCGATGTCAATGAAACCCTGCTCGACATCACCCATCTTGAGCCGCTGTTTGCACGCCGGTTCGGCAACCCCGGCGTGATGCGCGAATGGTTTGCGCAACTGATCCTCTACTCCCAGACCCTGACCCTGTCGGGCCTTTACACCCCGTTTGGCGAACTGGGCGCAGGCACGCTGCGCATGCTGGCCTCCACCCACGACGTACCGCTCACCGAAACCGATATCGATGAACTGAAGCAGCGCATGAATACCCTGCCGCCACACCCGGACGTGATCCCGGCCCTCAGACGGCTGCGCGATGCAGGCTTTCGGCTGGTCACCCTGACCAACTCCGCCAGTACCAGCTCCCCCACACCGCTGGAATACGCCGGCATCAACGACTTTTTCGAGCAGCGGTTCAGCGTTGAGGCCGTACAAAAGTTCAAGCCCGCGCCCGAAACCTACCACCAGGTCGCCCAGGCCCTGAGCGTCAAAACGTCGGACCTGTGCCTGCTGGCCTGCCACCTGTGGGACACCCTGGGCGCCCAGGCCGCCGGCTGTCGCGGCGCACTCGTGACCCGCCCCCACAACGCCCTCCTGCCCGCCAGCAACATGCTGCCGCCGGACCTTGTTTCACCCAGCCTCGGCGATCTCGCCGAACAGATCATCCAGCACTGGGGAAAAGACTAA
- a CDS encoding aldehyde dehydrogenase, whose product MSTLEFWQQKAAALNFEGRAWIGDGYSTAEQGRTLPCINPANGDKLTDIADCSEADVDRAVGLARAAFKRGDWSQRTPAERRAVLERFADLVAEHTEELALLETLDMGKPIGDSLAFDLPQTEHCLRFYAGALETQTDEILPTGKNVLATVTREPVGVVAAVVPWNFPLMITCWKLAPALACGNSVIVKPAEQSSLSAIRLAALAAEAGIPAGVFQVLPGQGRITGQALGLHMDIDCLTFTGSTLTGKRFMAYAAQSNLKRVWLECGGKSPQIVFADSQQLERAAACAAAAIFVNQGEVCIAASRLYVEDAIYDEFVQLLLEQARQYQPGAPLDPASRAGAMVDQLQFDRVVSGVKDAVAAGARTLTDTALIGTQGAGWYLNPTILECDDNSNPVMREELFGPVLGVCRFHSEEEVVALANDSDYGLGAGLWTDNLGRAHRVSHQLQAGMVWVNSYADGDITVPFGGRKQSGFGRDKSIHAMDKYSDLKSTWIDLSH is encoded by the coding sequence ATGAGCACGCTGGAGTTCTGGCAGCAAAAGGCCGCCGCCCTGAATTTCGAGGGCCGTGCCTGGATCGGTGACGGTTACAGCACCGCCGAACAGGGCCGTACCCTGCCCTGCATCAACCCGGCCAACGGTGACAAGCTCACCGACATCGCCGACTGCAGCGAAGCCGATGTCGATCGCGCCGTGGGCCTGGCCCGGGCCGCGTTCAAGCGCGGCGACTGGTCGCAGCGGACGCCGGCTGAACGGCGCGCCGTGCTGGAACGCTTTGCTGACCTGGTGGCCGAACACACCGAAGAACTGGCGCTGCTGGAAACCCTCGACATGGGCAAGCCCATCGGCGACAGCCTGGCCTTTGACCTGCCCCAGACCGAGCACTGCCTGCGCTTTTACGCCGGCGCCCTCGAAACCCAGACCGACGAGATCCTGCCCACCGGCAAGAACGTGCTCGCCACCGTCACCCGTGAACCTGTGGGTGTCGTGGCCGCGGTGGTGCCCTGGAACTTTCCGCTGATGATCACCTGCTGGAAGCTGGCGCCGGCGCTGGCCTGCGGCAACTCGGTGATCGTGAAACCTGCCGAGCAGTCGAGCCTGAGCGCCATCCGCCTGGCCGCACTGGCGGCAGAGGCCGGTATTCCGGCCGGCGTGTTCCAGGTACTGCCGGGCCAGGGCCGGATCACCGGCCAGGCGCTGGGACTGCACATGGATATCGACTGCCTGACCTTTACCGGCTCGACCCTCACCGGCAAGCGCTTCATGGCCTACGCCGCCCAGTCCAACCTCAAGCGGGTCTGGCTGGAGTGCGGTGGCAAGTCACCGCAGATCGTCTTTGCCGACAGCCAGCAGCTGGAACGGGCCGCAGCCTGCGCCGCTGCCGCCATTTTCGTCAACCAGGGTGAAGTCTGCATCGCCGCCTCCAGGCTCTATGTCGAGGACGCCATCTACGACGAATTCGTGCAGTTGCTGCTCGAGCAAGCCCGCCAGTACCAGCCCGGCGCTCCGCTGGACCCTGCCAGCCGCGCCGGTGCCATGGTGGATCAGTTGCAGTTTGACCGCGTGGTCAGCGGCGTTAAGGACGCCGTCGCTGCCGGTGCCCGCACCCTGACCGACACGGCCCTGATCGGCACCCAGGGCGCCGGCTGGTATCTGAATCCAACCATCCTGGAATGCGACGACAACAGCAACCCGGTGATGCGCGAAGAACTGTTCGGCCCGGTACTGGGAGTCTGTCGCTTTCACAGTGAAGAAGAAGTCGTGGCCCTGGCCAACGACTCCGACTACGGCCTGGGCGCCGGACTCTGGACCGACAACCTTGGCCGTGCCCACCGGGTGTCTCACCAGCTGCAGGCCGGCATGGTCTGGGTTAACAGCTATGCCGACGGCGACATCACCGTGCCCTTTGGCGGGCGCAAGCAGTCCGGCTTTGGGCGCGACAAGTCCATCCATGCCATGGATAAGTACTCGGACCTCAAGTCGACCTGGATCGACCTGAGCCACTGA
- the nfsB gene encoding oxygen-insensitive NAD(P)H nitroreductase, translating to MTIQQVSKARYTTKVFDASYQIPQGKIDKIMALLQMSPSSVNSQPWHFVIASTAEGKARIARAATGAYAYNEPKILKASHVIALCAKTDIDAAYLEQLLDQEEASGRFASADQRAAQHRARSSFVNLHKDERKDMQHWVEKQVYLALGTLLLGAGALNIDACPMEGFDPEILDAELGLKEQGYGSVVLVSLGKRSEDDFNAPLPKSRHALEQVFTRI from the coding sequence ATGACGATTCAGCAGGTTTCCAAAGCGCGTTACACCACCAAGGTATTCGATGCCAGCTACCAGATCCCGCAGGGTAAGATCGACAAGATCATGGCGCTGCTGCAGATGAGCCCGTCGTCGGTCAACTCGCAGCCCTGGCACTTCGTGATTGCCTCCACCGCAGAGGGCAAGGCGCGTATCGCCAGGGCGGCCACCGGCGCCTATGCGTATAACGAGCCCAAGATTCTGAAGGCGTCCCACGTAATCGCGCTGTGCGCGAAAACCGACATTGATGCTGCGTACCTTGAGCAACTGCTGGACCAGGAAGAGGCCAGTGGCCGCTTTGCCAGCGCCGACCAGCGTGCCGCCCAGCACAGGGCCCGCTCCTCGTTCGTCAACCTGCACAAGGATGAGCGCAAGGATATGCAGCACTGGGTGGAAAAGCAGGTTTACCTGGCGCTCGGCACCCTGTTGCTGGGCGCGGGTGCACTGAATATCGATGCCTGCCCGATGGAAGGCTTCGACCCCGAGATTCTGGATGCGGAGCTGGGCCTGAAGGAACAGGGCTATGGCAGTGTTGTGCTGGTATCGCTGGGCAAGCGCTCGGAAGACGATTTTAACGCACCCCTGCCTAAATCCCGCCACGCGCTGGAGCAGGTCTTTACCCGCATTTAA
- a CDS encoding ATP-binding cassette domain-containing protein: MSDSSREIVLDIRHVSRTYKLNGGLFKPAHSIHALRDVSIQLERGSTLGLVGESGCGKSTLASIMLGLNTPDSGDVLLNGKPILAMSRLERSSLIQPVFQDPYSSLNPAFSVHDNLLQPLLIHKSQSNSAERSRLVMAMLDKVGFPRHLAHARPGELSGGQCQRVAIARALMLNPPLLICDEPTSALDVSVQAQVINLLLDLKQEFNLTMVFISHNLAVVEHLADHVCVMYQGQVVEKAEGQDLFASPQHPYTKELLSATLLPAAS; encoded by the coding sequence ATGTCTGATTCGTCCCGGGAAATCGTCCTTGATATCCGCCATGTCAGCCGCACCTACAAGCTCAACGGCGGCCTGTTCAAGCCGGCCCACAGCATCCATGCCCTGCGGGATGTGTCCATTCAGCTGGAGCGTGGCAGCACCCTTGGGCTGGTGGGAGAATCCGGCTGCGGCAAAAGCACCCTGGCCAGCATCATGCTGGGGCTGAACACCCCGGACAGCGGCGACGTGCTGCTTAACGGCAAGCCCATTCTGGCGATGTCACGGCTGGAACGCTCCAGCCTGATACAGCCGGTGTTCCAGGACCCCTACTCGTCACTGAACCCCGCGTTCAGCGTGCACGACAACCTGCTGCAGCCGCTGTTGATTCACAAAAGCCAGAGCAACAGCGCCGAGCGCTCGCGCCTTGTCATGGCCATGCTGGACAAGGTCGGCTTTCCACGACACCTGGCCCATGCCCGCCCCGGCGAGCTGTCCGGCGGCCAGTGCCAGCGCGTCGCCATCGCCCGCGCTCTGATGCTCAACCCGCCACTGCTGATCTGCGACGAACCCACCAGCGCACTGGATGTGTCGGTGCAGGCCCAGGTCATCAACCTGCTGCTGGATCTGAAGCAGGAGTTCAACCTGACCATGGTGTTTATCAGCCACAACCTGGCGGTTGTCGAACATCTGGCGGATCACGTCTGCGTGATGTACCAGGGGCAAGTGGTGGAAAAAGCCGAAGGCCAGGACCTGTTTGCCAGCCCGCAGCACCCCTATACAAAGGAACTGCTATCGGCGACCCTGCTGCCCGCGGCATCCTGA
- a CDS encoding ABC transporter permease, with protein MFRFLLKRLFVALLVALAVSSISFSLAYLSGDPAIAIAGAGGSAKDAELVRQLYGFDRPIIVQYTDWIGQALQGNLGTSYYFSMPVSQIIAERIPVTLVLGSVSFIVALLLALPLGIMAALKPNGVLDRIALLIAVSGQAVPSFWLGLILIVVFGVWWNLLPISGADSWQGFVLPVVVLSYYALPTLMRLMRASMIDVLQANYVRTARSKGLGMTTVILRHGLRNAILPLVSVAAVQLGILLSGSIVIESVFALNGLGRLAWESLLRSDLPVVQGIILILSLVYVLLTTLADLINAWLDPRIREA; from the coding sequence ATGTTCAGATTCCTGCTGAAACGGCTGTTTGTGGCGCTGCTGGTCGCCCTCGCCGTTTCCTCCATCAGTTTTTCCCTCGCGTACCTGTCCGGTGATCCGGCCATCGCCATCGCCGGTGCCGGCGGCAGCGCCAAGGACGCAGAACTCGTGCGCCAGCTGTACGGTTTTGACCGCCCCATTATTGTGCAATACACCGACTGGATCGGTCAGGCCCTGCAGGGCAACCTGGGCACCAGTTACTACTTCAGCATGCCGGTGAGCCAGATCATCGCCGAGCGTATTCCCGTCACCCTGGTACTGGGTTCGGTTTCGTTCATCGTTGCCCTGCTGCTGGCCCTGCCGCTGGGCATTATGGCCGCCCTCAAGCCCAACGGAGTACTGGATCGCATCGCCCTGCTGATCGCGGTGTCCGGCCAGGCGGTACCCAGCTTCTGGCTCGGGCTGATCCTGATCGTGGTCTTTGGCGTCTGGTGGAACCTGCTGCCCATATCCGGTGCCGACAGCTGGCAGGGCTTTGTGCTGCCGGTCGTGGTGCTGAGCTATTACGCCCTCCCCACCCTGATGCGGCTGATGCGCGCCAGCATGATCGACGTGCTGCAGGCCAATTATGTACGCACCGCCCGCTCCAAGGGCCTGGGCATGACCACCGTGATTCTGCGCCATGGCCTGCGCAACGCCATTCTGCCGCTGGTGTCCGTAGCCGCGGTACAGCTGGGCATCCTGCTGTCCGGCTCCATCGTCATTGAAAGCGTCTTCGCCCTCAATGGCCTCGGTCGCCTGGCCTGGGAATCCCTGCTGCGCAGCGACCTGCCGGTGGTACAGGGCATCATTCTGATCCTGTCCCTGGTCTACGTGCTGCTCACCACCCTGGCAGACCTGATCAATGCCTGGCTCGACCCACGAATTCGCGAGGCCTGA